A single Anopheles maculipalpis chromosome 3RL, idAnoMacuDA_375_x, whole genome shotgun sequence DNA region contains:
- the LOC126564138 gene encoding uncharacterized protein LOC126564138: MAHLNAFHVLSIVLHLLLVNGQQLPLDEGCPKATRPHMTRCDQYYRCTVLSKDAHVWVATQCQKGLVYLHHLGTCVVPDNDWECDVSAENESKHSDENVYGIDNLNVPSSLSTNSNSASEENSQEANGSVASKEDSLKLRDSPQNDMNDMESSGDGSPERLHEEPHTVTMPAPARVDASTNSPGTLNPSMLDSFLAYYDTQNALKVKTKQQSPPKMDEKNYLDHLKQIVNQQKQLNEMARIPSHTDMFSYETVPVQQLTAKKEAVIDEPLSKLNLSPGMQDIIKSILDISQKAIANQKAPAASPSVTPEVKDPVVKPIFIPISVNPVPAPSVPTPPTTTEQPLKAQYPGSYNMGLSGPPSMGQNTMQNSFRITGTNDTQFYGFPQQVLYDAYGNKYVPKDAYQPMTSSYTTGVYNPYLKAVPPSSMMINSPSGSFYSTNGLISAPSRFADPLSYFHSYGPSSQRINPLVRDYDAADDIIDRVKLLESIESIESDSGQDGSLEKDLPLPVNRHAVDVDDEVSNEDGQGDTNGANTKYTRKLFTLGDMTFDYEQYKDSMLPLVDANPDDERISIVMCTVGSRQPNNTDCFRYYICNPHNGVFQSYTCPPTTAFNKKSRMCDVSSYKQCKQRMTPPAPPRSQLRTRKQPAPGQGVSQINQIKQELRKAQKYVELIRLEANKLRRHSSVPSSQSQNVIYLPSMGGHTPVRENTKVKQKELPKKKKRPSTGSKRISAAMAKPAKGVPRCRVEGRMPDPMDKTNYYVCHRKSPNKFIKIKMACPADLLYCSETQFCTLSANC; encoded by the exons atggcacatttAAACGCTTTTCATGTGCTTTCGATTGTGTTACATCTATTGCTGGTAAACGGGCAACAATTGCCCCTAGATGAAGGTTGTCCAAAAGCCACACGTCCGCACATGACTCGGTGCGATCAGTATTACCGATGCACTGTACTGTCGAAAGATGCACACGTTTGGGTAGCGACCCAGTGCCAGAAAGGACTCGTATATCTGCACCATCTCGGCACATGTGTGGTACCAG ATAACGATTGGGAATGTGACGTTTCGGccgaaaacgaaagcaaacataGCGATGAAAATGTGTACGGAATCGATAATCTAAATGTGCCTTCGTCGTTATCTACCAACTCCAACTCTGCTAGTGAAGAAAACTCACAAGAAGCTAACGGTTCTGTCGCATCGAAAGAGGATAGCCTGAAGCTGAGAGATTCCCCACAGAACGATATGAACGATATGGAATCGAGTGGTGATGGCAGTCCGGAACGTTTACACGAAGAACCTCACACAGTCACTATGCCCGCTCCTGCCCGGGTTGATGCTTCAACGAACTCCCCAGGAACCTTAAATCCTTCAATGCTCGACTCTTTTCTGGCCTATTACGATACGCAGAATGCGCTAAAGgtcaaaacaaagcaacaatctCCTCCAAAAATGGACGAAAAGAACTACCTGGACCATCTGAAGCAGATCGTGAACCAACAGAAACAACTCAACGAAATGGCACGCATTCCAAGCCATACAGATATGTTCTCGTACGAAACTGTTCCGGTGCAGCAACTCACTGCAAAGAAAGAAGCCGTAATAGATGAGCCTTTATCTAAGCTTAATCTCTCACCAGGAATGCAGGACATCATAAAAAGTATTTTGGATATTTCTCAAAAAGCAATTGCGAATCAAAAAGCACCTGCTGCTTCTCCTTCTGTCACGCCAGAAGTGAAAGATCCAGTGGTGAAGCCTATTTTTATACCGATTTCAGTGAATCCGGTTCCTGCACCGAGCGTGCCAACACCACCAACGACTACAGAGCAACCGTTAAAAGCTCAATATCCAGGCTCGTACAATATGGGTTTGTCTGGCCCACCCAGCATGGGTCAAAACACAATGCAAAATAGTTTTAGAATTACCGGTACAAACGATACACAGTTTTACGGCTTTCCACAGCAAGTATTATACGACGCTTATGGGAATAAGTATGTACCGAAGGATGCCTATCAACCAATGACTTCAAGCTATACGACTGGTGTTTATAATCCTTACTTGAAAGCAGTACCTCCATCATCAATGATGATCAATTCTCCTTCAGGATCATTTTATTCGACTAATGGCCTTATTTCCGCACCTTCAAGATTTGCCGATCCGCTGTCATACTTTCACAGTTATGGTCCATCATCTCAGCGCATAAATCCATTAGTGCGGGATTATGATGCAGCTGATGACATTATCGATCGAGTGAAGCTGCTAGAAtcaatcgaatcgatcgaaagTGACAGTGGGCAAGATGGAAGTCTGGAAAAGGATCTACCGCTGCCAGTTAACCGACACGCCGTTGACGTGGACGATGAAGTTTCGAATGAGGATGGTCAGGGTGATACGAACGGTGCCAACACCAAGTACACAAGGAAGCTGTTTACTCTCGGCGATATGACATTCGATTACGAGCAGTATAAGGACAGCATGCTTCCGTTGGTCGATGCCAATCCGGACGATGAGCGAATCTCCATCGTGATGTGCACGGTGGGTAGCCGGCAGCCGAACAATACCGATTGCTTCCGCTACTACATCTGCAATCCGCATAATGGTGTGTTCCAATCGTACACCTGCCCTCCGACGACGGCGTTCAATAAGAAATCTCGCATGTGCGATGTGTCGTCGTACAAACAGTGTAAGCAGCGGATGACTCCACCAGCTCCACCACGGTCCCAATTACGAACGCGCAAGCAACCCGCTCCGGGGCAAGGCGTTAGCCAGATCAATCAGATCAAACAGGAACTGCGAAAGGCACAGAAGTACGTCGAATTGATACGACTCGAGGCGAACAAGTTGCGGCGTCACAGTAGCGTTCCTTCATCCCAAAGCCAAAACGTTATTTACCTTCCATCGATGGGGGGCCACACACCGGTTCGCGAAAACACCAAAGTGAAGCAAAAGGAACtgcccaagaaaaagaaacgaccATCCACCGGTTCAAAGCGCATCTCAGCGGCTATGGCCAAACCGGCGAAAGGTGTACCGCGATGTCGGGTCGAAGGACGTATGCCGGATCCGATGGACAAAACGAACTACTACGTCTGCCACCGGAAGAGTCCGAACAAGTTCATCAAGATTAAGATGGCTTGTCCGGCGGATCTTTTGTACTGTTCCGAGACGCAGTTTTGCACGCTCAGTGCCAACTGCTGa